A single Musa acuminata AAA Group cultivar baxijiao chromosome BXJ2-1, Cavendish_Baxijiao_AAA, whole genome shotgun sequence DNA region contains:
- the LOC135598285 gene encoding uncharacterized protein LOC135598285, whose amino-acid sequence MPKERRSRSLSFERRSRASPFPSTSSSRIQTDSVESAKDIKEWEEVRCPVCMEHPHNAVLLLCSSHDNGCRPFMCDTSYRHSNCLDQYRKAFSGSKSLQDNGDAQQPAKLSCPLCRGLVTSWTVIEPARKYMNAKTRSCSMESCAFSGVYGELRKHARKEHPSVRPSEADPDRQQDWRRMERQRDLGDLLSMFRSSVTREEDGFYINEDDEEANGSVFIFPSVTMLLVVHVRQAGGSDTARSSLPQSSRPRTSLQDSSRGQRGSRVILWGETLSNSTSVGRTSHSNGAIGDGGSDETDAASQQNQERQ is encoded by the coding sequence ATGCCCAAGGAAAGGAGGTCACGGTCTCTGTCATTTGAACGGCGATCCCGTGCATCACCTTTTCCATCTACTTCTTCCTCACGTATCCAAACTGATTCTGTGGAGTCGGCCAAGGACATTAAAGAATGGGAGGAGGTTCGTTGCCCTGTGTGCATGGAGCACCCCCACAATGCTGTTCTCCTTCTATGCTCCTCACATGACAATGGTTGCCGTCCGTTCATGTGTGACACTAGCTATCGTCACTCTAATTGTCTGGATCAGTACCGCAAGGCCTTCTCTGGATCTAAGTCACTCCAGGATAATGGTGATGCACAACAGCCAGCTAAGCTTTCATGCCCTCTTTGTCGAGGGCTAGTCACTAGTTGGACAGTCATAGAGCCAGCTCGCAAATATATGAATGCTAAGACTCGTAGCTGCTCTATGGAGTCATGTGCATTTAGTGGTGTTTATGGTGAGCTAAGGAAGCATGCAAGGAAAGAGCATCCATCTGTGCGGCCATCAGAGGCAGATCCTGATCGACAGCAAGACTGGAGAAGGATGGAGCGACAGCGGGACCTTGGAGACCTGCTCAGCATGTTTCGTTCATCAGTTACCAGAGAGGAAGATGGGTTCTACATTAATGAGGATGACGAAGAGGCTAATGGCAGCGTCTTCATATTTCCCTCGGTCACTATGCTTTTGGTAGTGCATGTGCGTCAAGCTGGAGGTAGCGATACTGCTCGTTCATCTCTGCCACAGTCTTCTAGACCAAGAACCTCTCTGCAGGATTCATCAAGGGGTCAAAGGGGAAGTAGAGTGATACTATGGGGAGAGACCTTGAGCAATTCAACATCTGTTGGGAGAACGAGCCATAGCAATGGAGCTATTGGCGATGGTGGATCTGATGAGACAGATGCAGCTTCTCAACAGAACCAAGAAAGGCAGTGA
- the LOC135598286 gene encoding GTP-binding nuclear protein Ran1B-like, which yields MALPNQQTVDYPSFKLVLVGDGGTGKTTFVKRHLTGEFEKKYEPTIGVEVHPLDFFTNCGKIRFYCWDTAGQEKFGGLRDGYYIHGQCAIIMFDVTARLTYKNVPTWHRDLCRVCESIPIVLCGNKVDVKNRQVKAKQVTFHRKKNLQYYEISAKSNYNFEKPFLYLARKLAGDPNLHFVESPALAPPEVQIDLAAQQQHEAELAAAAAQPLPDDDDDVFD from the exons ATG GCGTTGCCGAATCAGCAGACCGTCGATTACCCTAGCTTTAAGCTGGTTCTCGTAGGTGATGGAGGGACCG GAAAAACCACATTTGTGAAGAGGCATCTTACTGGTGAATTTGAGAAGAAGTATGAGC CTACAATTGGCGTTGAGGTCCATCCGTTGGATTTCTTCACAAACTGTGGGAAGATCAGATTTTATTGCTGGGATACAGCTGGCCAAGAGAAATTTGGCGGTCTTAGGGATGGATACTA CATCCATGGTCAATGTGCCATTATCATGTTCGATGTCACTGCCAGGTTAACGTACAAAAATGTTCCAACATGGCACCGAGATCTCTGCAG GGTGTGTGAGAGCATTCCTATTGTCCTCTGTGGTAACAAGGTCGATGTGAAGAACAGGCAGGTCAAAGCAAAGCAAGTTACATTCCACAGGAAGAAGAACCTTCAATACTATGAGATTTCTGCGAAGAGCAATTATAACTTTGAGAAGCCCTTCCTTTATCTTGCTAGAAAACTCGCAGG GGACCCGAATCTTCACTTTGTTGAATCACCTGCTCTTGCGCCTCCAGAAGTCCAGATTGATCTGGCTGCGCAGCAACA GCATGAAGCTGAGCTGGCTGCGGCTGCTGCCCAACCCCTtcctgatgacgatgatgatgtgtTTGATTAG
- the LOC135598288 gene encoding indole-3-pyruvate monooxygenase YUCCA1-like: MGSAREAEGEISPATWTPGPIIVGAGPSGLAAAACLADVGIPSTVLEKSSCVASLWQHRTYDRLRLHLPKQFCELPLMGFPEGFPKYPSKQQFVSYMESYAAAFGVRPRFRTEVLAAEFDGAIGAWRVRTRDGGELVSRWLVVATGENAEPVIPEFPGMERFGGRVVHTCAYKCGADFKGEKVLVVGCGNSGMEVSLDLCRHGARPYMVVRNTVRVLPREMLGLSTFGVSMALLRWLPLRLVDQFLCAMAHLLLGDTDRLGLRRPKTGPIELKNLTGKTPVLDVGALAQIKSGNIKVMQGLKEMTTGGAKFVDGTEMQFDSIIMATGYKSNVPSWLKGDCGLFTKEGMAKDPFPGGWKGEKGLYCVGFTRRGLLGASHDALNIARDVLLRWKEPRHMAMR, translated from the exons ATGGGTTCCGCAAGGGAAGCTGAAGGCGAGATAAGCCCTGCTACCTGGACGCCGGGCCCCATCATTGTGGGCGCTGGCCCCTCGGGCCTTGCCGCCGCGGCTTGCCTCGCCGACGTCGGCATCCCCTCTACCGTCCTCGAGAAGTCGAGCTGCGTCGCCTCGCTCTGGCAGCACCGCACCTATGACCGCCTGCGCCTCCACCTCCCCAAGCAGTTCTGCGAGCTCCCGCTGATGGGCTTCCCTGAGGGATTCCCCAAGTACCCGTCGAAGCAGCAGTTCGTATCCTACATGGAGTCCTACGCCGCCGCATTCGGCGTCCGGCCGCGGTTCCGGACCGAGGTCCTGGCTGCGGAGTTCGACGGGGCGATCGGGGCTTGGAGAGTCCGGACTCGCGATGGGGGCGAGCTTGTGAGCCGTTGGCTGGTGGTGGCGACGGGAGAGAACGCAGAGCCGGTGATCCCGGAGTTCCCGGGGATGGAGCGGTTCGGCGGGCGCGTTGTCCATACGTGCGCCTACAAGTGCGGGGCGGACTTCAAGGGGGAGAAGGTGTTGGTGGTAGGGTGCGGGAATTCCGGCATGGAGGTCAGTTTGGACCTCTGCCGCCATGGCGCAAGGCCTTACATGGTGGTCAGGAACACC GTGCGTGTGTTGCCGCGTGAGATGCTGGGGCTGTCGACGTTTGGAGTGTCCATGGCGCTCTTGAGATGGCTGCCGCTGAGGCTGGTGGACCAGTTCCTGTGCGCCATGGCCCATCTCCTGCTCGGCGACACTGACAGGCTCGGCCTCCGAAGGCCCAAGACGGGCCCCATCGAGCTCAAGAACCTCACGGGCAAGACCCCGGTCCTCGACGTGGGCGCCCTCGCCCAAATCAAATCAGGCAACATTAAG GTAATGCAGGGGCTGAAGGAGATGACAACGGGAGGAGCCAAGTTCGTGGACGGGACAGAGATGCAGTTCGACTCGATCATTATGGCGACGGGTTACAAGAGCAACGTACCTTCGTGGCTCAAG GGTGATTGTGGCCTGTTCACGAAGGAGGGCATGGCCAAAGACCCATTCCCCGGCGGATGGAAAGGGGAGAAGGGGCTCTACTGCGTGGGCTTCACCCGGCGAGGCCTCCTCGGGGCCTCCCATGACGCTCTCAACATCGCCCGCGACGTCCTTCTCCGGTGGAAGGAACCCCGTCATATGGCCATGCGGTGA
- the LOC135598287 gene encoding probable 2-oxoglutarate-dependent dioxygenase AOP1 — MQQALKSLLGLVTPAIDFDRERCLCFRVGWAEKRERRMAAAVAAAAAQERGLPKIDFTGVGQADTGSPSWEAVREQVMQALGSYGCFEAVYDRVTPQLRGSILEMAAEELFPLPLEAKIKNTSDKPFGGYLGQISGFDYESLAITDAPLPHGAPRFCGLLWPDGNPDFCEKAYTFSKKLGELEEMVRRMVLESLGVTEYHEEQSASIWYLLRFSKYGAVGDGEQEEEGERKKAGYMAHRDVNTLGIVCQLNGVDGLEVDSGDGQWIPAKPSSPTSYFVIAGDTFRAWSNGRVTAPLHRVNVGGEDTRYSVILFSVPKDEAVIQAPAELVDERRPTLFRPFAFGEFLRFCATEEGMKAECKLSAYCGRAAAAEAAEA, encoded by the exons ATGCAACAGGCTTTGAAATCGTTGCTGGGTCTCGTGACTCCGGCCATCGATTTTGACCGAGAACGGTGTCTGTGCTTTCGGGTGGGTTGggcagagaagagagagagacggatggcggcggcggtagcagcagcagcagctcaagAACGAGGTCTCCCGAAGATCGACTTCACCGGCGTCGGCCAGGCCGACACCGGATCGCCTAGCTGGGAGGCTGTGCGGGAGCAGGTGATGCAAGCGCTTGGGTCCTACGGCTGCTTTGAGGCGGTGTACGACCGGGTTACTCCCCAGCTCCGTGGCTCGATCTTGGAGATGGCCGCCGAGGAACTGTTCCCGCTGCCTCTCGAGGCCAAGATCAAGAACACGTCCGACAAGCCCTTCGGCGGTTACCTCGGCCAGATCTCGGGCTTCGACTATGAGAGCCTCGCCATCACGGACGCGCCCCTTCCTCACGGCGCCCCAAGGTTCTGCGGCCTCCTGTGGCCCGACGGGAACCCCGATTTCTG CGAGAAGGCGTATACGTTCTCCAAGAAACTGGGAGAACTGGAGGAGATGGTGAGGAGGATGGTGTTGGAGAGCCTGGGGGTGACCGAGTACCACGAGGAGCAGTCGGCGTCCATCTGGTACCTGCTTCGTTTCTCCAAGTACGGCGCGGTCGGTGACGGCgaacaggaggaggagggagagaggaAGAAGGCGGGGTATATGGCGCACCGGGACGTCAACACGCTGGGGATCGTGTGCCAGCTGAACGGGGTGGATGGGCTGGAGGTGGACAGCGGAGACGGGCAGTGGATCCCCGCCAAGCCCAGCTCCCCCACCTCCTACTTCGTCATCGCCGGCGATACCTTTCGG GCATGGAGCAATGGCAGGGTGACCGCCCCTCTGCATCGCGTCAACGTGGGTGGCGAGGACACGAGATACTCTGTCATACTTTTCTCAGTTCCCAAGGACGAGGCGGTGATCCAAGCCCCGGCGGAGCTGGTGGACGAACGCCGCCCCACCCTTTTCCGTCCTTTCGCCTTCGGCGAGTTCTTGCGGTTCTGCGCTACAGAGGAGGGCATGAAGGCCGAGTGCAAGCTGAGTGCTTATTGCGGTCGGGCGGCCGCAGCGGAGGCGGCGGAAGCATGA
- the LOC103970251 gene encoding uncharacterized protein LOC103970251 isoform X1, with translation MFYGAVLWDPWLIVSQIVCLLCLYYLTLGLFMAVLVSARVPRMSLVYLFDFSTLVTSTITGWCAIASFLLSSLAGAGYLFHLIERAKKCLDFSATLYIIHLFICIIYGGWPSSITWWVVNITGLALMSFLGKRLCIRRELQEIPIARLRSVYSPQMFEKLNIISRSPPCP, from the exons ATGTTCTATGGGGCGGTGTTGTGGGATCCGTGGCTTATCGTGTCGCAGATCGTCTGCCTCCTGTGTCTCTACTATCTGACCCTCGGATTGTTCATGGCCGTTCTCGTTAGCGCTCGAGTGCCCCGAATGAGCCTCGTGTACTTGTTCGATTTCTCGACGCTTGTGACTTCCACGATCACCGGATGGTGCGCCATCGCCTCGTTCCTTCTCAGCTCCCTCGCCGG GGCAGGTTATTTGTTTCACTTGATAGAAAGAGCTAAAAAGTGCTTGGATTTTTCAGCTACTCTCTACATCATCCATCTCTTTATATGCATCATATATGGGGGTTGGCCATCTTCCATTACCTGGTGGGTTGTTAACATCACTGGTTTGGCATTGATGTCATTCCTCGGCAAACGGTTGTGCATCAGGCGTGAGTTGCAAGAAATTCCTATTGCAAGACTTCGTTCAG TTTATTCTCCACAGATGTTTGAGAAGTTAAACATAATATCGCGATCTCCTCCATGTCCTTAA
- the LOC103970251 gene encoding uncharacterized protein LOC103970251 isoform X2: MFYGAVLWDPWLIVSQIVCLLCLYYLTLGLFMAVLVSARVPRMSLVYLFDFSTLVTSTITGWCAIASFLLSSLAGAGYLFHLIERAKKCLDFSATLYIIHLFICIIYGGWPSSITWWVVNITGLALMSFLGKRLCIRRELQEIPIARLRSDV; the protein is encoded by the exons ATGTTCTATGGGGCGGTGTTGTGGGATCCGTGGCTTATCGTGTCGCAGATCGTCTGCCTCCTGTGTCTCTACTATCTGACCCTCGGATTGTTCATGGCCGTTCTCGTTAGCGCTCGAGTGCCCCGAATGAGCCTCGTGTACTTGTTCGATTTCTCGACGCTTGTGACTTCCACGATCACCGGATGGTGCGCCATCGCCTCGTTCCTTCTCAGCTCCCTCGCCGG GGCAGGTTATTTGTTTCACTTGATAGAAAGAGCTAAAAAGTGCTTGGATTTTTCAGCTACTCTCTACATCATCCATCTCTTTATATGCATCATATATGGGGGTTGGCCATCTTCCATTACCTGGTGGGTTGTTAACATCACTGGTTTGGCATTGATGTCATTCCTCGGCAAACGGTTGTGCATCAGGCGTGAGTTGCAAGAAATTCCTATTGCAAGACTTCGTTCAG ATGTTTGA